Proteins encoded by one window of Chondromyces crocatus:
- a CDS encoding AMP-binding protein, translated as MMRSGSLAGPRLPPSPFATVGEALAAAAGTRERLVLVDAGEQEQVFSWAEVRSRARRAAAALARMGVISGDRVAIILPTSIGFMDAFFGALLAGATPVPLYPPVRLGRLDEHLRATARMIKAAGAAVVVTDNRMRLLLGPALAEARPPLGSASVDDLLRITSEFEAPHDAEALALIQFSSGSTVDPKPVALRQRHIAAQITALMEEMPLPRGEGNTGVSWLPLYHDMGLIGCLLSALYYRGSLVLVPPELFLARPVLWLRALSRHRGLISPAPSFAYSLCLRRVRDEDLVGVDLSGWEHALCGAEPVSLPALRGFAERFARWGFRKEALRPVYGLAEASLAVTFSPAGEGVRAIGVDPQVLAAEGHVVPGEHELASVGRPVAGFEVEVRDEEGHRLPERHVGLVFARGPSVMDGYYRAPEATAKALDGEGWLDTGDLGFLADGALYVTGRAKDVVIIRGANHAPQAFEACLLDVEGLREGCAVALGFTPPEGAEEALLVLTERARDERGDDAALEARARTAIAEATGVRPHTVVLLPPGALPRTSSGKLRRREALRRFLAGELGAPAPTGPLRLALAAARGAIALARARRWP; from the coding sequence ATGATGCGCTCGGGGTCGCTCGCAGGTCCGCGGCTCCCGCCGTCGCCGTTCGCGACGGTGGGCGAGGCGCTCGCGGCGGCGGCGGGGACGCGCGAGCGGCTGGTCCTCGTCGACGCGGGCGAGCAGGAGCAGGTGTTCTCGTGGGCCGAGGTGCGGAGCCGGGCTCGACGCGCGGCCGCGGCGCTGGCGCGCATGGGGGTGATCTCGGGCGATCGGGTCGCCATCATCCTGCCGACGTCGATCGGGTTCATGGATGCGTTCTTCGGCGCGCTGCTCGCCGGCGCGACGCCGGTGCCGCTGTACCCTCCGGTGCGGCTCGGGCGTCTCGACGAGCATCTGCGGGCGACGGCACGGATGATCAAGGCTGCCGGCGCGGCGGTGGTGGTGACCGACAACCGGATGCGCTTGCTGCTCGGGCCCGCGCTCGCCGAGGCGCGCCCGCCGCTCGGGAGCGCGTCCGTGGACGATCTCTTGCGGATCACCAGCGAGTTCGAGGCACCTCACGACGCCGAGGCGCTGGCGCTGATCCAGTTCTCCTCGGGCTCCACGGTGGACCCGAAGCCGGTGGCGCTCCGGCAGCGTCACATCGCGGCGCAGATCACGGCCCTGATGGAGGAGATGCCGCTCCCCCGAGGCGAGGGCAACACGGGCGTCTCGTGGTTGCCGCTGTACCACGACATGGGTCTCATCGGCTGTCTGCTCTCGGCGCTGTACTACCGGGGTTCGCTGGTGCTGGTGCCCCCCGAGCTGTTCCTCGCGCGGCCGGTGCTCTGGCTGCGCGCGCTGTCGCGTCATCGGGGGCTCATCTCGCCGGCGCCGAGCTTCGCGTACAGCCTGTGCTTGCGGCGGGTGCGGGACGAGGATCTCGTCGGCGTGGATCTGTCGGGCTGGGAGCACGCGCTCTGTGGCGCCGAGCCGGTGTCGCTGCCGGCGCTGCGCGGGTTCGCCGAGCGGTTCGCGCGCTGGGGGTTCCGGAAAGAGGCGCTGCGGCCGGTGTACGGGCTGGCGGAGGCGTCGCTGGCGGTGACGTTCTCCCCTGCCGGCGAGGGGGTGCGCGCGATCGGCGTGGATCCGCAGGTGCTCGCCGCGGAGGGGCATGTGGTGCCCGGGGAGCACGAGCTCGCCTCGGTGGGGCGTCCGGTGGCCGGGTTCGAGGTGGAGGTGCGCGACGAGGAGGGGCACCGGCTGCCGGAGCGGCACGTGGGGCTCGTGTTCGCGCGGGGGCCGTCGGTGATGGATGGCTACTACCGCGCGCCAGAGGCGACGGCGAAGGCGCTGGACGGCGAAGGGTGGCTCGACACGGGTGACCTCGGGTTCCTCGCCGACGGGGCCCTGTACGTCACCGGGCGCGCCAAGGATGTGGTGATCATCCGCGGAGCGAACCACGCGCCGCAGGCGTTCGAGGCGTGCCTGCTCGATGTGGAGGGTCTGCGGGAAGGGTGCGCCGTGGCGCTGGGCTTCACGCCGCCCGAGGGGGCCGAGGAGGCGCTGCTCGTGCTGACCGAGCGGGCACGGGACGAGCGGGGGGACGACGCGGCGCTGGAGGCGCGGGCACGCACGGCGATCGCCGAGGCGACGGGGGTGCGTCCACACACGGTGGTGTTGCTCCCGCCGGGCGCGCTCCCACGCACCAGCAGCGGCAAGCTTCGTCGGCGGGAGGCGCTGCGGCGGTTCCTCGCCGGAGAGCTGGGCGCGCCGGCGCCGACGGGGCCGTTGCGCCTCGCGCTCGCGGCGGCGCGCGGGGCGATCGCGCTGGCGCGCGCCAGGCGCTGGCCGTGA
- a CDS encoding NAD(P)/FAD-dependent oxidoreductase: MIRCDVAIVGGGPAGLSVAIAAAARGLRAVVLERGALPVDKACGEGLLPLGVAALERAGALSLVDPRACAKLTGIRYVQEDGSTAEGRLPAPGGLGIRRTALSEALARRAVALGAVLRASCPALAHRRVGGRMEITTPEGLVSAGLLVAADGLTSRVRRIERLEAEAPSAARSSAVSSAPRFGLRRHFDLPPWSSFVEVHLTEGAEAYVTPVGADQVGVAMLWRGDGGASPRYDELLARFPRLVAQLRGAAPTSRLRGAGPFARSARVRVADRLVLVGDAAGYVDAVTGEGLSLALRCAEALGEILPAALASGATREALSPYEEAFQHIFRKYALVTHGLLQLAARPWLRRPAVRWLGRNPGIFEAVLRQVVA; encoded by the coding sequence GTGATCCGCTGTGACGTCGCCATCGTGGGCGGCGGACCTGCCGGGCTCTCGGTGGCGATCGCGGCCGCGGCGCGCGGGCTCCGCGCGGTGGTGCTGGAGCGCGGCGCGCTGCCCGTGGACAAGGCGTGTGGCGAGGGTCTGTTGCCGCTCGGCGTGGCGGCGCTCGAGCGCGCTGGCGCCCTGTCGCTGGTCGATCCGCGTGCGTGCGCGAAGCTCACGGGCATCCGCTACGTGCAGGAGGACGGGTCCACCGCCGAGGGGCGCCTGCCAGCGCCAGGAGGTCTGGGGATCCGACGCACGGCGCTCTCCGAGGCGCTGGCCCGGCGCGCGGTCGCGCTCGGCGCTGTGCTGCGCGCCTCGTGTCCGGCGCTCGCACATCGGCGGGTGGGGGGAAGGATGGAGATCACCACCCCGGAGGGGCTCGTCTCCGCGGGGCTGCTCGTCGCCGCCGATGGCCTCACGTCACGGGTGCGGCGCATCGAGCGGCTGGAGGCGGAGGCGCCGAGCGCGGCGCGTTCGTCAGCCGTATCGAGCGCGCCGCGCTTCGGCTTGAGGCGTCACTTCGACCTCCCGCCCTGGTCCTCGTTCGTGGAAGTCCATCTCACCGAGGGCGCCGAGGCGTACGTGACGCCGGTGGGCGCAGATCAGGTGGGTGTCGCCATGCTCTGGCGCGGGGACGGCGGTGCTTCCCCGCGGTACGACGAACTCCTGGCGCGCTTCCCACGGCTCGTGGCGCAGCTCCGCGGTGCAGCACCGACGTCGCGACTGCGCGGCGCGGGACCGTTCGCGCGCTCGGCGCGTGTGCGGGTGGCGGACCGTCTGGTGCTGGTGGGTGATGCGGCCGGCTACGTGGATGCGGTGACCGGCGAGGGGCTCTCGCTGGCACTGCGGTGTGCCGAGGCGCTCGGAGAGATCCTCCCTGCCGCGCTCGCGAGCGGCGCGACCCGGGAAGCGCTCTCGCCCTACGAGGAGGCCTTCCAGCACATCTTTCGCAAGTACGCGCTGGTCACGCACGGCCTCCTCCAGCTCGCCGCCCGCCCCTGGTTGCGCCGCCCCGCGGTGCGCTGGCTCGGTCGGAACCCGGGCATCTTCGAGGCGGTGCTGAGGCAGGTGGTGGCCTAG
- a CDS encoding GlsB/YeaQ/YmgE family stress response membrane protein has product MQALVVGATMLAVAVVGIWLTFSLFGLLVTLAVAAAVGWLADRIVPGDLPYGWLGAIGAGLLGSWLGTLLIGPLGPRIAGIPVISALIGATILAFGVELFQKRRSRRDA; this is encoded by the coding sequence ATGCAAGCTCTCGTCGTCGGAGCGACCATGCTGGCGGTCGCCGTGGTGGGTATCTGGTTGACCTTCAGCCTCTTCGGCTTGCTGGTGACCCTGGCGGTCGCCGCCGCGGTGGGGTGGCTGGCAGACCGCATCGTTCCTGGGGACCTTCCCTACGGCTGGCTCGGCGCGATCGGCGCGGGTCTGCTCGGTAGCTGGCTGGGCACCCTGCTGATCGGCCCCCTCGGCCCGAGGATCGCAGGCATCCCCGTCATCTCGGCGCTGATCGGGGCGACCATCCTGGCCTTCGGGGTCGAGCTCTTCCAGAAGCGCCGCTCCCGCCGCGACGCCTAG
- a CDS encoding histidine phosphatase family protein has product MTATKLVLIRHGQTDDNQRQVFQGHAGHGLNERGREQAARLAARLVHTRVHLDAIYASDLQRAHETASILGEALSLVPITDPSLREVNLGAWQGLSSREVETRYAEEYAAWQRGDDVRRGGGETYAELGARIVGAIDRIADLHRGGAAAVVSHGAAIKTFTALALGVPTGRMRQFQVPTNTAVCVFERRETGALRLVVWNDAAHLGDPLADALAAPLVRAAP; this is encoded by the coding sequence ATGACCGCCACGAAGCTCGTGTTGATCCGCCACGGTCAGACCGACGACAACCAGCGCCAGGTCTTCCAGGGCCACGCAGGTCACGGCTTGAACGAACGCGGGCGAGAGCAAGCCGCGCGGCTCGCCGCCCGACTGGTGCACACCCGCGTCCACCTCGACGCGATCTACGCCTCCGATCTCCAGCGCGCGCACGAGACGGCATCCATCCTCGGAGAGGCACTCTCTCTCGTCCCCATCACCGACCCCTCGCTGCGCGAGGTGAACCTCGGCGCCTGGCAGGGCCTGTCGTCCCGCGAGGTCGAGACGCGCTACGCGGAGGAGTACGCGGCGTGGCAACGGGGTGACGACGTCCGACGCGGCGGCGGCGAAACGTACGCGGAGCTCGGCGCGCGCATCGTCGGCGCCATCGACCGCATCGCCGACCTGCATCGAGGTGGCGCGGCGGCCGTCGTCTCTCACGGTGCAGCGATCAAGACCTTCACGGCCCTGGCCCTGGGCGTACCCACCGGACGCATGCGCCAGTTCCAGGTCCCCACGAACACCGCCGTGTGCGTCTTCGAGCGGCGGGAGACCGGCGCCTTGCGCCTCGTCGTGTGGAACGACGCCGCCCACCTCGGCGACCCGCTCGCCGACGCGCTCGCGGCCCCACTCGTGCGCGCCGCCCCCTGA
- the exaC gene encoding acetaldehyde dehydrogenase ExaC: MVYSPPNTSGAKVAFKSRYGNFIGGEWREPIKGQYFENITPVTGKPFCEVPRSTAEDVEKALDAAHGAKGAWGKTTPAERANILNKIADRIEQNLETLAVAETWENGKPVRETLAADLPLTVDHFRYFAGVIRAQEGGISEIDANTYAYHFHEPLGVVGQIIPWNFPILMAAWKLAPALAAGNAVVIKPAEQTPASLLLLMELVGDLLPAGVVNVVNGFGVEAGKPLASSPRIAKVAFTGETTTGRLIMQYASENLIPVTLELGGKSPNIFFEDVLDKDDDYLQKALEGFGMFALNQGEVCTCPSRALISEKIYGQFIERAVDRAKKHVPGNPLDPATTVGAQASRDQLEKILSYLAIGKQEGAKVLLGGEQAKLSGDLEGGYYVQPTVFQGHNKMRVFQEEIFGPVVSVTSFKDYDDAIAMANDTLYGLGAGVWTRDGTQAFRAGRAIQAGRVWTNCYHHYPAHAAFGGYKHSGIGRENHAMMLRHYQQTKNLLVSYDPKPMGFF; the protein is encoded by the coding sequence ATGGTGTACAGCCCGCCGAATACGTCTGGTGCCAAGGTCGCGTTCAAGTCGCGGTACGGGAACTTCATCGGAGGGGAGTGGCGAGAGCCCATCAAGGGGCAGTATTTCGAGAACATCACGCCGGTCACGGGAAAGCCGTTCTGCGAGGTCCCGCGCTCGACGGCGGAGGATGTCGAGAAGGCGCTCGACGCAGCGCACGGCGCAAAGGGTGCGTGGGGGAAGACCACGCCCGCCGAGCGCGCCAACATCCTCAACAAGATTGCGGATCGGATCGAGCAGAACCTGGAGACGCTCGCCGTCGCCGAGACGTGGGAGAACGGCAAGCCGGTGCGCGAGACGCTCGCGGCCGATCTGCCGCTCACCGTGGATCACTTCCGTTACTTCGCCGGTGTCATCCGCGCGCAGGAGGGAGGGATCTCGGAGATCGACGCGAACACGTACGCGTACCACTTCCACGAGCCGCTCGGCGTGGTCGGCCAGATCATCCCCTGGAACTTCCCGATCTTGATGGCGGCCTGGAAGCTCGCGCCCGCGCTCGCAGCGGGCAACGCGGTGGTGATCAAGCCCGCAGAGCAGACGCCCGCGTCCCTGCTGCTCTTGATGGAACTCGTGGGTGACCTGCTCCCCGCGGGCGTGGTGAACGTGGTGAACGGCTTCGGCGTGGAGGCGGGCAAGCCCCTCGCGTCCAGCCCGCGGATCGCCAAGGTGGCGTTCACCGGCGAGACGACGACGGGGCGCCTGATCATGCAGTACGCGAGCGAGAATCTGATCCCGGTCACGCTGGAGCTGGGCGGCAAGTCGCCGAACATCTTCTTCGAGGACGTGCTCGACAAGGACGACGACTACCTCCAGAAGGCGCTGGAGGGCTTCGGCATGTTCGCGCTGAACCAGGGCGAGGTGTGCACGTGCCCGTCACGCGCGCTCATCAGCGAGAAGATCTACGGGCAGTTCATCGAGCGCGCGGTGGACCGGGCGAAGAAGCACGTGCCAGGCAACCCGCTCGACCCGGCCACGACCGTCGGCGCGCAGGCGTCGCGTGATCAGCTGGAGAAGATCCTGAGCTACCTCGCGATCGGCAAGCAGGAGGGCGCGAAGGTGCTGCTCGGCGGCGAGCAGGCGAAGCTCTCGGGGGATCTCGAGGGTGGCTACTACGTGCAACCGACGGTGTTCCAGGGGCACAACAAGATGCGTGTGTTCCAGGAGGAGATCTTCGGGCCCGTGGTGAGCGTCACGAGCTTCAAGGACTACGACGACGCGATCGCCATGGCGAACGACACGCTCTACGGGCTCGGCGCCGGGGTGTGGACGCGCGACGGGACGCAAGCGTTCCGCGCGGGCCGCGCCATCCAGGCAGGCCGGGTGTGGACGAACTGCTACCACCACTACCCGGCGCACGCGGCGTTCGGGGGCTACAAGCATTCGGGCATCGGGCGAGAGAACCACGCGATGATGCTGCGGCACTACCAGCAGACGAAGAACCTGCTGGTGAGCTACGACCCGAAGCCGATGGGCTTCTTCTGA
- a CDS encoding DUF779 domain-containing protein, with amino-acid sequence MPVSRVTVSPAAAALIRELHGENGELLFHQSGGCCDGSAPMCYPRKEFRVGGQDVLLGEIEGCPVYIGAAQFEYWKHTQIEIDVVPGRGSGFSLEAPRGVRFLTRSRIFSDAELAELEQEGPPPRGQSL; translated from the coding sequence ATGCCCGTCTCGCGCGTGACCGTCTCCCCTGCCGCCGCGGCGCTCATCCGAGAGCTGCACGGTGAGAACGGAGAGCTGCTGTTCCATCAGTCTGGCGGCTGCTGCGATGGCAGCGCGCCGATGTGCTACCCGCGCAAGGAGTTCCGTGTAGGCGGGCAGGACGTGCTGCTCGGCGAGATCGAGGGCTGCCCCGTCTACATCGGGGCAGCGCAGTTCGAGTACTGGAAGCACACGCAGATCGAGATCGACGTCGTCCCCGGTCGCGGGAGCGGGTTCTCCCTGGAAGCCCCCCGGGGGGTGCGTTTCCTCACGCGCTCCCGGATCTTCAGCGACGCCGAGCTGGCCGAGCTGGAGCAAGAAGGCCCACCCCCCCGCGGCCAGAGTCTTTGA
- a CDS encoding DUF4388 domain-containing protein → MDTQARVLVVDDSPTILKVVSAILSRHGYEPFVARDGLAGIEQIKKGPKFDLVLLDFVMPRMNGYAFCRELRSNPAHRNLPVVLMSAKGDKIRGQFVQQTGAVDAITKPFDARALVAVVEGALAKTAEGRARPVPEGQAMPDEDTIAESIRPSMMPRQLKQRAGIELAHQLATVLTPALLSVPPEARSSEAGLMQAIASAMTPDVVAQLSRALRDVDPGQDLKEVMSGDISAVPLAEVLQLLQLQRQSGVLRVFNSKMTVTIFVRQGLVDYVASRGTADEFRLGRYFIERGLVTREQLDKVLKERKYGAPVGQAIVDAGLAKKEDLIDALTRQSSELVYEMLRWPYGRFTFTREDFRPEAEAARLGLGISALLLEGFRRVDEWRLMEGTILWDSVVVVDQMAREALGSEKLTRAEQLVLAAVNGTRTVSEVIKESSAGSFDAVKVIYQFLQSRLLRSRVA, encoded by the coding sequence ATGGATACCCAGGCGCGCGTCCTCGTGGTCGATGACAGTCCGACGATCCTCAAGGTCGTCAGCGCGATCCTGTCACGCCATGGCTACGAGCCGTTCGTGGCCCGCGACGGCCTCGCCGGCATCGAGCAGATCAAGAAGGGCCCGAAGTTCGACCTCGTCCTGCTCGACTTCGTGATGCCCCGCATGAACGGCTACGCCTTCTGCCGGGAGCTGCGCTCGAACCCCGCCCACCGGAACCTGCCGGTGGTGCTGATGAGCGCCAAGGGCGACAAGATCCGCGGCCAGTTCGTCCAGCAGACGGGCGCCGTCGACGCGATCACCAAGCCCTTCGACGCCCGCGCCCTGGTGGCGGTGGTCGAGGGCGCGCTGGCCAAGACGGCCGAAGGCCGCGCCCGCCCCGTCCCCGAAGGCCAGGCGATGCCCGACGAGGACACCATCGCCGAGAGCATCCGCCCGAGCATGATGCCGCGGCAGCTCAAGCAGCGCGCCGGCATCGAACTCGCCCACCAGCTCGCGACGGTGCTCACCCCGGCCCTGCTCTCCGTGCCGCCCGAGGCCCGCAGCTCGGAGGCCGGCCTCATGCAAGCCATCGCCTCGGCGATGACCCCGGACGTGGTGGCGCAGCTCTCCCGGGCCCTCCGGGACGTCGATCCGGGCCAGGACCTCAAGGAGGTCATGAGCGGCGACATCTCGGCCGTCCCCCTCGCCGAGGTGCTGCAGCTCCTCCAGCTCCAGCGCCAGAGTGGCGTGCTCCGCGTCTTCAACAGCAAGATGACGGTGACCATCTTCGTGCGGCAGGGCCTCGTCGACTACGTGGCCTCGCGCGGGACGGCCGACGAATTCCGGCTCGGCCGCTACTTCATCGAGCGCGGCCTGGTCACGCGCGAGCAGCTCGACAAGGTGCTGAAGGAGCGCAAGTACGGCGCCCCCGTGGGTCAGGCCATCGTCGACGCGGGCCTCGCGAAGAAGGAAGACCTGATCGACGCGCTGACGCGGCAGTCCAGTGAGCTGGTCTACGAGATGCTCCGCTGGCCCTACGGCCGCTTCACCTTCACCCGCGAAGACTTCCGCCCCGAAGCCGAGGCCGCGCGGCTCGGCCTGGGCATCTCCGCGCTCTTGCTCGAAGGCTTCCGCCGCGTCGACGAGTGGCGCCTGATGGAGGGCACGATCCTCTGGGACTCGGTGGTCGTCGTCGACCAGATGGCCCGCGAGGCCCTCGGCTCGGAGAAGCTCACCCGCGCCGAGCAGCTCGTCCTTGCCGCGGTGAACGGCACGCGCACCGTCAGCGAGGTCATCAAGGAGAGCTCCGCCGGCTCCTTCGACGCCGTGAAGGTCATCTACCAGTTCCTCCAGAGCCGGCTGCTGCGCTCACGCGTCGCCTGA